A section of the Desulfotignum phosphitoxidans DSM 13687 genome encodes:
- a CDS encoding amino acid ABC transporter permease, with protein MGIVAIDKDAIQKMKPPVVHRGAIGWLKENLFNGVFNSILTLVFLAFLLKFVPPFIKWAFIDSVWFTTGAECKECPGACWSVVLKNLRFVIFGFYPHDLHWRPFGAMLLLFTLLFFSYHKRFWSKKLGYAWMIGLVAMGILMKGGIFWLTPVDSMKWGGLPLTLLLSVFGLAAAYPLGVILALGRDSHMPMIRYLSIGYIELIRGVPLISLLFMSSIIFPLFLPEGVTINKILRAQVAIILFTAAYVAEVVRGGLQGMSGGQYEAADALGLNYYQTMRLVILPQALKIVIPPTLSVLISAFKDTSLVVIIALYDFLLTSKTVIQHPEWNGFSTEMYLFVALMYFLGCFSMSNFSRKLEQELDTDKRS; from the coding sequence ATGGGTATTGTTGCCATAGACAAAGATGCCATCCAGAAAATGAAACCCCCTGTCGTGCATCGGGGAGCGATCGGCTGGCTCAAGGAAAATCTGTTCAACGGGGTATTCAACTCGATTCTGACCCTTGTGTTTTTAGCGTTTCTACTCAAATTTGTGCCGCCGTTCATTAAATGGGCGTTTATCGATTCGGTCTGGTTCACCACGGGAGCGGAATGCAAAGAATGCCCCGGGGCCTGCTGGTCCGTGGTGTTGAAAAACCTGCGGTTCGTCATTTTTGGATTTTATCCCCATGACCTTCACTGGCGGCCGTTTGGCGCCATGCTCCTGCTGTTCACGCTGCTGTTTTTTTCCTATCACAAACGGTTCTGGTCCAAAAAACTGGGATATGCCTGGATGATCGGCCTGGTGGCCATGGGCATTCTGATGAAAGGCGGAATTTTCTGGCTGACCCCGGTGGACAGCATGAAATGGGGTGGTCTGCCGCTTACACTGCTTTTATCGGTGTTCGGACTGGCAGCTGCCTATCCTTTGGGCGTGATTCTGGCTTTGGGCAGAGATTCCCATATGCCCATGATCCGGTATCTGTCCATCGGGTATATCGAACTGATCAGAGGCGTGCCGCTCATCAGTCTGCTGTTCATGTCCTCCATCATCTTTCCTTTGTTTTTGCCCGAAGGGGTGACCATCAACAAAATTTTGCGGGCCCAGGTGGCCATTATTCTGTTTACCGCCGCTTATGTGGCGGAAGTGGTAAGAGGCGGGCTCCAGGGCATGTCCGGGGGCCAGTACGAAGCTGCCGACGCATTGGGCCTGAACTACTATCAGACCATGCGGCTGGTCATTTTACCCCAGGCACTGAAAATTGTCATCCCTCCGACCTTGAGTGTGTTGATCTCCGCGTTCAAGGATACGTCTCTGGTGGTAATCATTGCTTTATACGATTTTTTGCTCACTTCCAAAACCGTGATCCAGCACCCGGAATGGAACGGATTCTCCACAGAGATGTACCTGTTTGTGGCGCTGATGTATTTCTTAGGATGTTTTTCCATGTCCAATTTTTCCAGAAAGCTGGAACAGGAACTGGACACGGACAAACGCAGTTAA
- a CDS encoding ATP-dependent Clp protease adaptor ClpS gives MASTDFQTRTDIFSKTRKELPPQYKVILHNDDYTTMEFVVEILITVFGKPLEKATQTMLNIHHKGNAVCGIYTREIAETKVETVHHLASSRGFPLKSTMEKE, from the coding sequence ATGGCGAGTACTGATTTTCAAACCCGGACGGACATCTTTTCAAAAACACGAAAAGAATTGCCGCCGCAATATAAAGTCATTCTTCACAATGACGATTACACCACCATGGAATTTGTGGTGGAAATTCTGATCACGGTTTTTGGAAAACCACTTGAAAAAGCGACGCAAACTATGCTTAATATACATCATAAAGGAAACGCAGTGTGTGGCATATATACCAGAGAAATCGCAGAAACCAAAGTCGAGACGGTGCATCACCTGGCCAGCAGCCGGGGATTTCCTTTAAAAAGTACCATGGAAAAGGAGTAA
- a CDS encoding amino acid ABC transporter permease: MTPSESEPKVPFWLDPGKRAIGFQIITCLMVGLLAWYLVNNTLVNMEKQSIASGFGFLEREAAFEIGESLIEYSASDSYAKALFVGVLNTLKVSFIGIILCLIIGLFIGVARLSTNWLVKKLAMIYIEVMQNIPVLLQLFFWYALFYEMFPSPRQALNPMAGLFLCNRGVALAVPASHPAYFQMFVALIIGLALGFGLKRWVKKRKFTTGRDFPVLWPFLGLSLGLPLLVWVLHGAPMQMDVPELKGFNFQGGIMLSPEFFALLLGLVIYTSAFVAEAVRAGIQAVSRGQTEAAMSIGLKKKHILNLVILPQALRVIIPPLTSQMLNLTKNSSLAIAIGYPDFVSVANTTINQTGQSIEGVAMIMACYLVFSVSTSIFMNWYNKKSKLVER; this comes from the coding sequence CCTGTCTGATGGTGGGTCTGCTGGCCTGGTATCTGGTGAACAACACCCTGGTCAACATGGAAAAACAGTCCATCGCCTCTGGATTCGGTTTTCTGGAAAGAGAAGCCGCCTTTGAAATCGGTGAAAGCCTGATTGAGTATTCTGCGTCAGACAGCTATGCCAAAGCCTTGTTCGTGGGTGTGCTCAATACGCTGAAAGTTTCGTTTATCGGTATAATTCTTTGTTTGATCATCGGGCTGTTCATCGGTGTGGCCAGACTGTCCACCAACTGGCTGGTCAAAAAACTGGCCATGATTTATATTGAGGTGATGCAGAACATTCCGGTTCTGCTGCAGCTGTTTTTCTGGTACGCCCTGTTTTATGAAATGTTTCCAAGTCCCCGACAGGCATTGAACCCCATGGCCGGACTGTTTCTGTGCAACCGGGGCGTGGCCCTGGCCGTGCCTGCTTCCCATCCCGCTTATTTTCAAATGTTTGTTGCGCTGATTATCGGCCTTGCTTTGGGATTCGGTCTTAAACGCTGGGTCAAAAAACGCAAATTTACCACCGGCCGGGATTTTCCGGTGCTGTGGCCGTTTCTGGGCCTGTCCTTAGGGCTGCCGTTGCTGGTCTGGGTCCTGCACGGTGCCCCCATGCAGATGGATGTGCCGGAACTGAAAGGATTCAATTTTCAAGGCGGCATTATGCTGTCTCCGGAATTCTTCGCGTTGCTTTTAGGCCTGGTGATCTACACCTCTGCATTTGTAGCTGAGGCTGTCAGAGCCGGTATTCAGGCGGTCAGCCGGGGTCAGACCGAGGCCGCCATGTCCATCGGGCTGAAGAAAAAACATATTCTGAATCTGGTGATCCTTCCCCAGGCATTGCGCGTTATCATCCCCCCTTTGACCAGTCAGATGCTCAATTTGACCAAAAACTCCTCTCTGGCCATTGCCATCGGTTACCCGGATTTTGTTTCCGTGGCCAATACCACCATCAACCAGACCGGGCAATCCATCGAAGGCGTGGCCATGATCATGGCATGTTACCTGGTGTTCAGTGTTTCCACATCCATTTTCATGAACTGGTACAATAAAAAATCCAAACTGGTTGAAAGATAA
- the clpA gene encoding ATP-dependent Clp protease ATP-binding subunit ClpA, translating into MISKELSTALGFAVREAKKRRHEYVCVEHVLYAILNHESGSDTIEKCGGNPEQIKQELEKFFDEKLTKIDSQEEYVLQQTIGFQRMIQRAINHARSAEKSEVNLGDILASIFQEKDSHAAFYLESEGITRLDVLRHISHATATDKKSKQTPDPAQKMFKMDDRRTQRQKKKDPLELFTTNLLTKAANNRIDPIIGRENELDRVMQVLCRRRKNNPILVGDPGVGKTAIAEGLALKIHQHEVPALLEDSELFSLDMGALLAGTKYRGDFEQRLKDVITALEEKENALLVIDEIHTVVGAGATSSGSMDASNILKPALSSGDIKCIGTTTYEEYKNHFEKDRAFSRRFEKIEVSEPSVEDTRMILMGLRPYYEEHHGLNYSDQTIEAAAYLSDKYINDRFLPDKAIDVMDETGAYLRLKGAANRKNVTPKDIETIVAKIAKVPVTSVTATDKANLESLPERLSNVIFGQDDAIQILTTAIKRSRAGLAAPDRPVGSFLFTGPTGVGKTEVAKQLAANMGIEFLRFDMSEYMEKHAVSRLIGAPPGYVGFDQGGILTDGIRKHPYCVLLLDEIEKAHMDLYNILLQVMDYATLTDNNGKAADFRNVVIIMTSNAGAREMSANSIGFGAQETTGDTRGLKAVEQTFSPEFRNRLDGIVQFNHLSTATMEKIVDKDMDELKQMLKARQIRVSYSASVRSYLAQKGYDPKFGARPLARLIQVQIKDRLTDEILFGKLTKGGKILIGLKNDQLTFQFKD; encoded by the coding sequence ATGATTAGCAAGGAACTGAGCACTGCCCTCGGGTTTGCCGTAAGGGAAGCCAAAAAAAGACGGCATGAATATGTCTGTGTAGAACATGTTCTTTATGCGATCCTGAACCATGAATCCGGTTCCGATACCATAGAAAAGTGCGGGGGAAATCCTGAACAGATCAAACAGGAACTGGAAAAATTTTTTGATGAAAAACTCACCAAAATCGATTCTCAGGAAGAATATGTGCTTCAGCAGACCATCGGGTTTCAGCGCATGATCCAGCGGGCCATCAACCATGCCCGGTCCGCTGAAAAAAGCGAGGTCAATCTGGGAGACATCCTGGCATCCATTTTTCAGGAAAAAGATTCCCATGCCGCGTTTTATCTGGAATCGGAAGGAATTACCCGTCTGGATGTACTGCGGCATATTTCCCATGCCACGGCAACGGACAAAAAATCCAAACAGACCCCGGACCCGGCCCAGAAAATGTTTAAAATGGATGACCGCAGAACCCAGCGGCAAAAGAAAAAAGACCCGTTGGAGCTGTTTACCACCAATCTGCTGACCAAAGCGGCAAACAACCGGATCGACCCGATCATCGGCCGGGAAAATGAACTGGACCGGGTGATGCAGGTGCTGTGCCGCCGCCGGAAAAACAATCCCATTTTAGTGGGAGATCCCGGGGTGGGGAAAACCGCTATTGCTGAAGGCCTGGCTTTAAAAATCCATCAGCATGAAGTGCCGGCCCTGCTCGAAGACAGTGAATTGTTTTCCCTGGATATGGGGGCGTTGCTGGCCGGTACCAAATACAGAGGTGATTTTGAACAGCGGCTCAAAGATGTGATCACTGCCCTGGAAGAAAAAGAAAACGCCTTGCTGGTTATCGACGAAATCCATACTGTGGTGGGGGCGGGTGCCACCAGTTCCGGTTCCATGGATGCCTCCAATATCCTGAAACCGGCCCTTTCTTCCGGGGATATCAAGTGTATCGGTACCACCACCTATGAGGAATACAAAAACCATTTTGAAAAAGACCGGGCCTTTTCCCGGCGGTTTGAAAAAATAGAAGTGTCCGAACCCAGTGTGGAAGATACCCGCATGATTCTCATGGGATTGCGGCCCTACTATGAAGAACACCATGGCCTGAACTATTCAGATCAGACCATTGAAGCGGCCGCATATCTGTCTGATAAATATATCAATGACCGGTTTCTGCCGGACAAGGCCATTGATGTGATGGATGAGACCGGGGCATATCTGCGCCTCAAAGGGGCCGCCAACCGCAAAAATGTTACACCCAAAGACATTGAAACCATAGTGGCCAAAATCGCCAAAGTGCCGGTGACATCTGTGACCGCCACAGACAAGGCCAATCTGGAATCATTGCCGGAACGGCTCTCCAATGTGATTTTCGGACAAGACGATGCCATTCAAATCCTGACCACCGCCATCAAGCGGTCCCGGGCCGGGCTGGCCGCACCGGACCGGCCTGTGGGTTCGTTTTTGTTCACAGGACCCACAGGGGTGGGCAAAACCGAAGTGGCCAAACAGCTGGCCGCCAACATGGGGATCGAATTTCTGCGGTTTGACATGAGTGAATATATGGAGAAACACGCCGTGTCCCGATTGATCGGTGCTCCGCCGGGGTATGTGGGATTTGATCAGGGCGGCATTCTCACCGACGGCATCCGCAAACATCCCTATTGTGTCCTGCTGCTGGATGAAATCGAAAAAGCACATATGGATCTGTACAATATCCTGCTTCAGGTGATGGATTATGCCACGCTGACGGACAATAACGGCAAAGCGGCGGATTTCCGCAACGTGGTCATTATTATGACTTCCAACGCCGGGGCCAGGGAGATGAGTGCCAACAGCATCGGATTCGGTGCTCAGGAAACCACCGGTGACACCCGGGGATTGAAGGCCGTGGAACAGACGTTCAGTCCTGAATTCCGCAACCGGCTGGACGGCATTGTTCAGTTCAACCACCTGTCCACAGCCACCATGGAAAAAATTGTGGACAAAGACATGGATGAGCTTAAACAGATGCTCAAGGCGCGGCAGATCCGCGTGAGCTATTCCGCTTCGGTGCGGTCTTACCTGGCCCAAAAAGGCTATGATCCCAAATTCGGAGCACGGCCCCTGGCCCGCCTGATTCAGGTGCAGATCAAAGACCGGCTCACGGATGAAATTCTGTTCGGCAAACTGACAAAAGGCGGTAAAATTCTGATTGGACTGAAAAATGATCAATTGACATTTCAGTTTAAGGACTGA
- the aat gene encoding leucyl/phenylalanyl-tRNA--protein transferase produces the protein MPLFRLSSRLEFPPPWLARSDGLLCIGGDLSCDRILLAYQNGIFPWFSDNEPVLWWSPDPRLVLYPSGIRISRSLGKKIKKKIFTLTVNQAFEQTIQACSQPRKDPDEGTWLVKEMQEAYIELHHKGYAHSVEAWHQDRLVGGLYGVGIGCMFFGESMFSFQSDASKAALVALAHHLETHGFDLIDCQVTTDHLCRMGAVEIPRYRFLDILGRSIIRQPVPGVWDCTTIPSF, from the coding sequence ATGCCTTTGTTTCGATTGTCCTCCCGCCTGGAATTCCCGCCGCCATGGCTGGCCCGGTCTGACGGGCTGCTGTGCATCGGCGGGGATCTTTCCTGTGACCGGATATTACTGGCATATCAAAACGGTATCTTTCCGTGGTTTTCAGACAATGAGCCTGTTTTATGGTGGTCTCCGGACCCTCGCCTGGTGCTCTATCCTTCCGGTATCCGGATTTCCCGGAGCCTGGGAAAAAAAATTAAAAAAAAAATTTTTACCCTAACGGTTAATCAGGCGTTTGAGCAAACGATTCAGGCCTGTTCTCAACCCAGAAAAGATCCGGATGAAGGCACCTGGCTGGTCAAAGAGATGCAGGAAGCATATATTGAACTTCACCACAAAGGATATGCCCATTCCGTGGAAGCCTGGCACCAGGACCGTCTGGTGGGAGGATTATACGGCGTGGGGATCGGGTGCATGTTTTTCGGAGAATCCATGTTCAGTTTTCAATCCGATGCATCCAAAGCAGCGCTGGTGGCTCTGGCCCATCATCTGGAAACGCATGGTTTTGACCTCATTGACTGCCAGGTGACCACAGACCATCTATGCCGGATGGGGGCGGTTGAAATCCCCCGATACCGGTTTCTGGACATCCTGGGCCGTTCCATTATCCGGCAACCAGTTCCCGGGGTCTGGGACTGCACAACCATTCCATCTTTCTGA
- a CDS encoding amino acid ABC transporter ATP-binding protein → MTDATDDPIIQVKNLNKWYGDFHVLKNINLEVKRQEKIVICGPSGSGKSTLIRCINRLEEHQKGKIIVDGIELTNNLKNIETIRTEVGMVFQHFNLFPHLTILDNLTLGPIWVRKTPKKQAEETAMFYLEKVKIAEQANKFPGQLSGGQQQRVAIARSLCMKPKVMLFDEPTSALDPEMVKEVLDVMVQLSEEGMTMIVVSHEMGFAKTVAQRVMLMDDGMILEENNPIDFFENPQHERTQFFLSQILH, encoded by the coding sequence ATGACCGACGCAACCGACGACCCCATCATTCAAGTGAAAAACCTTAATAAATGGTATGGTGATTTTCATGTGTTGAAAAACATCAACCTGGAAGTTAAACGACAGGAAAAAATTGTCATCTGCGGGCCTTCGGGTTCCGGAAAATCCACGCTGATCCGGTGCATCAACCGACTGGAAGAACACCAGAAAGGCAAAATCATCGTGGACGGCATTGAGCTGACCAACAATCTGAAAAACATTGAAACCATCCGCACGGAAGTGGGCATGGTGTTTCAGCATTTCAACCTGTTTCCCCATCTCACCATCTTAGACAACCTGACTTTAGGCCCCATCTGGGTCCGCAAGACCCCGAAAAAACAGGCGGAAGAAACCGCCATGTTTTATCTGGAAAAAGTCAAAATCGCGGAACAGGCCAACAAATTTCCGGGTCAGTTGTCCGGAGGTCAGCAGCAGCGGGTGGCCATTGCCCGAAGCCTGTGCATGAAACCCAAGGTGATGCTGTTTGACGAACCCACCTCGGCTCTGGACCCGGAAATGGTCAAAGAGGTGCTGGATGTAATGGTGCAGCTGTCGGAAGAAGGCATGACCATGATTGTGGTGTCCCATGAAATGGGATTTGCCAAAACCGTGGCCCAGCGGGTCATGCTCATGGATGACGGCATGATTTTAGAAGAAAACAACCCCATCGATTTTTTTGAAAACCCGCAGCATGAACGGACCCAATTCTTTTTAAGTCAGATTCTTCATTGA
- the secA gene encoding preprotein translocase subunit SecA: MILNFFTKVFGSSNDRILKKLAPLVQRINELEPEMKRLSDTDMAQKTHEFKQRVANKESLDDLLPEAFALVREASVRTLGMRHFDVQLIGGIALHQGMIAEMKTGEGKTLMSTLAAYLNALSGKGVHIVTVNDYLADRDAQWMDEIYRFLDLSTGVILHDMNDQERKQAYAADITYGTNNEFGFDYLRDNMKFDKDSLAQKQLNFAIVDEVDSILIDEARTPLIISGPAEKSTHLYTQVNAMLPGFKKDEDYTLDEEAKTATLTETGIAKGEKLLNVDNLYDPANIEVLHHLNQALKAHTLFKRDTDYIVKNNQVVIVDEFTGRLMSGRRYSEGLHQALEAKEGVKIENENQTLASITFQNYFRMYDKLSGMTGTAETEAPEFKKIYDLNVLVIPTHKPMVRKDFPDLIYKTRKEKYDAAIKEIMDLHKKGQPVLVGTISIDVSEDLSKTLKKKGIPHNVLNAKHHKAEAEIIANAGQKNAVTISTNMAGRGTDIKLGEGVVELGGLHILGTSRHESRRIDNQLRGRAGRQGDPGSSRFYLSLEDDLLRIFGGDRIHKVMDRLGIEDGEHIEHSFISKAIENAQSKVEGHNFEIRKHLLEFDDVMNQQREVIYRQRRQALLEKDLKSVVLDMMEDKTWDVVNGFVSDKTPAKDWDLKGLEKEIKQVFNFDLDLTSRPLSHTSPDDLADHVFDQAKTYYETKEAMIGADQARSLERFVVLQTVDTRWKEHLLAMDHLKEGIGLRGYAQQDPLRIYKKEGFDMFQDLMARIKDEIVDILFKIQITAAVPAEELQPKPRQELTFSHASEDAVKKPVKRTTEKVQRNDPCPCGSGKKYKKCCMN, encoded by the coding sequence ATGATACTCAATTTTTTCACCAAGGTCTTTGGTTCCAGCAATGATCGGATTTTAAAGAAACTGGCACCCCTTGTCCAGCGAATCAACGAACTGGAACCCGAGATGAAGCGGTTGTCCGATACGGATATGGCCCAAAAAACCCATGAATTCAAACAACGGGTGGCAAACAAAGAATCACTGGACGATCTGCTGCCTGAAGCGTTTGCCCTGGTCAGGGAAGCATCGGTACGCACATTGGGGATGCGGCATTTTGATGTGCAGCTCATCGGCGGCATTGCATTGCACCAGGGAATGATCGCGGAAATGAAGACCGGTGAAGGTAAAACCTTGATGTCCACCCTGGCCGCCTATTTGAATGCATTGTCCGGCAAGGGTGTGCACATTGTCACGGTCAATGATTATCTGGCCGACCGGGATGCACAATGGATGGATGAAATATACCGGTTTCTGGATCTGAGCACCGGTGTCATCCTTCATGACATGAACGACCAGGAAAGAAAACAGGCCTATGCCGCAGATATTACCTACGGGACCAACAATGAGTTCGGGTTCGACTATCTGCGGGACAACATGAAATTCGACAAAGACAGCCTGGCCCAGAAGCAACTCAATTTTGCCATTGTAGATGAAGTGGACTCCATTCTCATTGATGAGGCCAGGACCCCGTTGATTATTTCCGGTCCGGCTGAAAAATCCACCCATTTGTACACCCAGGTGAATGCCATGTTACCCGGATTTAAAAAAGACGAGGATTATACCCTGGACGAGGAGGCCAAAACCGCCACTTTGACCGAAACCGGGATTGCCAAAGGGGAAAAACTGCTCAATGTGGACAATTTATACGATCCCGCCAACATCGAAGTCCTGCATCACCTGAACCAGGCGTTGAAGGCCCATACCCTGTTCAAACGGGACACGGATTATATTGTCAAAAACAATCAGGTGGTGATCGTGGATGAATTCACCGGACGACTCATGTCGGGCCGGCGATACAGTGAAGGCCTTCACCAGGCCCTGGAAGCCAAAGAAGGCGTAAAAATCGAAAATGAGAACCAGACCCTGGCATCCATCACGTTTCAGAACTATTTCAGGATGTACGACAAACTGTCGGGTATGACCGGTACTGCGGAAACCGAAGCACCGGAGTTCAAAAAAATATATGACCTGAACGTACTGGTGATCCCCACACATAAACCCATGGTCCGGAAAGACTTTCCCGACCTGATCTACAAAACCCGTAAAGAAAAATATGATGCCGCCATAAAAGAGATCATGGATCTGCACAAAAAAGGGCAGCCCGTGCTGGTGGGTACCATTTCCATTGATGTGTCGGAAGATTTGAGTAAAACCCTCAAAAAAAAGGGAATTCCCCACAATGTACTGAACGCCAAGCATCACAAGGCAGAAGCGGAAATTATTGCCAATGCCGGCCAGAAAAACGCCGTCACCATTTCCACCAATATGGCCGGCCGGGGAACAGATATCAAACTTGGAGAAGGGGTGGTGGAACTGGGGGGACTGCATATTTTAGGAACGTCCCGCCATGAATCCCGGCGTATCGACAACCAGCTCCGGGGCCGGGCCGGACGTCAGGGAGACCCGGGTTCTTCCCGGTTCTATCTGTCCCTGGAAGATGACCTGCTCCGAATCTTCGGCGGGGACCGGATTCACAAGGTCATGGACCGGCTGGGCATCGAAGACGGTGAGCACATTGAACATTCATTCATTTCCAAGGCCATAGAAAATGCCCAGTCCAAGGTGGAAGGCCATAACTTTGAGATCAGAAAACATCTGCTGGAATTTGATGATGTCATGAATCAGCAGCGGGAAGTGATCTACCGGCAGCGCCGTCAGGCACTGCTGGAAAAAGATCTGAAATCCGTGGTCCTGGACATGATGGAAGACAAGACATGGGATGTGGTGAACGGATTTGTCTCCGATAAAACCCCTGCCAAAGACTGGGATCTTAAAGGCCTTGAAAAAGAGATCAAACAGGTGTTCAATTTTGATCTGGATTTGACGTCCCGGCCTTTATCTCATACCAGTCCGGATGATCTGGCCGACCATGTGTTTGACCAGGCCAAAACATATTATGAAACCAAAGAAGCCATGATCGGAGCGGACCAGGCCCGATCTCTGGAACGGTTTGTGGTGCTTCAGACCGTGGACACGCGATGGAAGGAACATTTGCTGGCCATGGATCATCTTAAAGAGGGGATCGGCTTGAGAGGCTATGCCCAGCAGGATCCGCTGCGGATTTACAAAAAAGAAGGCTTTGACATGTTTCAGGATCTCATGGCCCGGATCAAGGACGAAATTGTAGATATCCTGTTCAAAATCCAGATTACAGCAGCTGTGCCGGCGGAAGAACTTCAGCCCAAGCCCCGACAGGAACTGACCTTTTCCCATGCGTCAGAGGACGCGGTTAAAAAACCGGTGAAACGAACAACAGAAAAAGTACAGCGCAATGACCCCTGCCCCTGCGGCAGCGGAAAAAAATATAAAAAATGCTGTATGAATTGA
- a CDS encoding FxsA family protein, translating to MLLKLFLCFTLIPILELYLLIKLGTVIGGFNTILLVILTGFAGAWLARMQGMVTMLKVRMNLQQGIMPAEDLMDGLIILIAGLVLITPGLITDVAGLLLLWPVTRNRFKRFLRKKFDELQAGGNINITRYP from the coding sequence ATGCTGCTCAAACTTTTTTTGTGTTTCACCCTGATTCCCATTTTGGAGTTGTATCTGCTCATTAAACTGGGGACGGTGATCGGGGGATTCAATACTATTTTGCTGGTGATCCTCACTGGATTTGCCGGTGCCTGGCTGGCCCGAATGCAGGGCATGGTGACCATGCTCAAAGTCCGTATGAATTTGCAGCAGGGCATCATGCCGGCAGAAGATCTGATGGATGGATTGATCATCCTGATTGCCGGTCTGGTTTTGATCACCCCGGGACTGATCACGGATGTTGCGGGACTGCTGCTGCTGTGGCCGGTAACCCGGAACCGTTTTAAACGGTTTCTGCGAAAAAAATTCGATGAACTCCAGGCCGGCGGCAATATTAATATCACCCGGTATCCTTGA